Proteins from a genomic interval of Alosa alosa isolate M-15738 ecotype Scorff River chromosome 8, AALO_Geno_1.1, whole genome shotgun sequence:
- the LOC125299914 gene encoding G-protein coupled receptor family C group 6 member A-like has protein sequence MMRQVRLWHMCVVIVVSLGSVECSHYIEPLMAMKDGDIIIGGLFPVHESVNIKEGEDGRPSKRNCTRYSVARLLQALVLVEAVETVNRSPLLGNLTLGYHIVDTCSDVTTAVAVTHRYLDDFNSVCSQEEDMDKSSSESSPANHDSRPGPGHFRSHHVVVGGYHSEISIAVARQLSIKQIPQISYGSTTGILSDKSRFPAFMRTVPEDNYQAQAIVDILVGHGWDWVGLVTTDGDYGRYAAQRFQLHAEKQGICISFSVVLPDILDDTELKDGIRSTVRHLEDNPKVRAVVSFAKPDHMMYIMQELTDNATGRVWIASDNWATSSRVLLNRNLSDVGTIVGVTLKSADTTRFQTYLDGLDPDPAAHQNNTILRQYLWSEGKDMTQPELGAALKKKIYPYAVFSVGLAVRAIARAVANLCANRDCRGGNNFKPWELKHALRTATFEIDGDSYRFNEHGDINSGYDLVLWRNQDGEVDVHDIVAKYDISSRQLYFVGDGKEKVFSQTGNVTSRCSANCQPGYRKVSQNERPVCCFECTKCSNNTYNNGTNVEDCMKCKADQWSEEGSSRCLDKKIVFFGWKDNFAIVLLSFAALGVLLTLVVLVLFLAQWSTPVVRASVGPISLLLLISLLGTFVSAVLFVGRPNNPQCQARQVLFGLSFTLCVSCILVKSLKILLAFQIVQSVKQVLKRLYQPYLIIAFCMCYQVAICTVWLILNPPLAELEDLGHDQIILQCNEGSFLFFGLMLAYIGLLGLIGLVIAFKGRKLPNCYNEAKFISFSMVIYLICWVVFGPVYAQAQAGVYLPAVEMVVILISAYTVLSCHFMPKCYIICFKSHSNTHEVFRRKLWDFIRRKDDDTEQRRHSESQSVSSDTSLTSSRSNSLCSTLSGSLSGSEPSLTAKDEKAELGRMSPVFILPQMPDLPLPQPPESHNSSSNPSTLSSEG, from the exons ATGATGAGGCAGGTTAGACTGTGGCACATGTGTGTGGTGATTGTGGTGAGTTTGGGGAGTGTAGAGTGTTCTCATTACATCGAGCCACTCATGGCCATGAAGGATGGCGACATCATCATCGGGGGACTCTTCCCAGTGCACGAGAGTGTTAACATTAAGGAAGGTGAGGACGGAAGGCCTTCTAAACGAAATTGCACCAG GTATAGCGTGGCACGCTTGCTTCAGGCTCTGGTGCTGGTTGAAGCAGTGGAGACTGTGAACCGCTCGCCTCTGCTAGGTAACCTGACACTGGGCTACCACATAGTGGACACCTGTTCAGACGTCACCACCGCAGTGGCAGTAACCCACAGATACCTGGACGACTTCAACTCGGTCTGTTCACAGGAGGAAGACATGGACAAATCCAGCAGCGAGAGCAGTCCGGCCAACCACGACAGCAGACCGGGCCCCGGGCATTTTCGATCCCACCATGTGGTCGTGGGAGGGTACCACTCAGAAATCTCCATCGCTGTGGCTAGACAGCTGTCCATCAAGCAAATCCCGCAG atcagttatgGCTCCACTACGGGGATTCTGAGTGACAAATCTCGCTTCCCAGCCTTCATGCGGACAGTACCAGAGGACAACTATCAGGCTCAGGCCATCGTTGACATCCTGGTGGGCCACGGCTGGGACTGGGTTGGTCTGGTGACCACTGATGGGGACTACGGCCGTTACGCTGCCCAGCGCTTCCAGCTGCATGCGGAGAAACAGGGGATCTGCATCTCCTTCAGCGTGGTGCTCCCGGACATCCTCGACGACACCGAGCTCAAAGACGGCATCCGCAGCACAGTGCGCCACTTGGAGGACAATCCGAAAGTCCGCGCTGTGGTGTCCTTCGCTAAGCCCGACCACATGATGTACATCATGCAGGAGCTGACTGACAATGCCACAGGTCGTGTCTGGATCGCCAGTGATAACTGGGCCACGTCCAGTCGTGTGCTCCTTAACCGCAACCTCAGTGATGTCGGGACTATCGTCGGGGTCACCTTGAAATCAGCAGACACAACGCGGTTCCAGACGTACTTGGACGGTCTGGATCCTGACCCGGCTGCTCACCAGAACAACACCATACTGCGGCAGTACCTGTGGTCGGAGGGCAAGGACATGACCCAGCCAGAGCTGGGAGCAGCGCTGAAGAAGAAGATCTACCCATACGCCGTGTTCAGCGTGGGGCTGGCTGTCAGAGCCATAGCCAGGGCCGTGGCTAACCTCTGTGCAAACAGAGACTGCAGAGGGGGCAACAACTTTAAGCCGTGGGAG CTGAAGCATGCCTTGAGGACTGCTACCTTTGAAATAGATGGAGACTCATACAGATTCAATGAGCATGGTGACATTAATTCTGGATATGACCTTGTACTCTGGAGGAACCAAGATGGTGAGGTGGACGTACATGACATCGTGGCTAAGTACGACATCAGCTCTCGCCAGTTGTACTTTGTGGGAGATGGCAAAGAGAAGGTCTTCAGTCAAACA GGAAATGTAACATCCAGGTGTTCTGCCAACTGTCAACCAGGATATAGAAAGGTGTCCCAAAATGAAAGGCCTGTTTGCTGCTTTGAATGCACCAAATGCAGCAATAACACCTACAACAATGGAACAA ATGTAGAAGACTGTATGAAATGTAAAGCTGACCAATGGTCTGAAGAGGGCAGCAGCAGGTGTCTGGACAAAAAGATTGTGTTTTTTGGTTGGAAAGACAACTTTGCAATCGTCTTGTTGTCGTTTGCTGCGCTGGGCGTGCTCCTGAccctggtggtgctggtgctgttTCTGGCCCAGTGGTCCACGCCCGTTGTGAGGGCATCTGTCGGGCCCatctccctcctgctcctcatCTCTCTGCTTGGCACCTTCGTCAGCGCCGTGCTCTTCGTGGGCAGGCCCAACAACCCCCAGTGCCAGGCACGCCAGGTGCTCTTTGGCCTCAGCTTCACCCTGTGCGTCTCCTGCATCCTGGTCAAGTCCTTGAAGATCCTCCTGGCCTTTCAGATTGTCCAGTCGGTAAAGCAAGTCCTGAAGCGTCTCTACCAGCCCTACCTGATCATTGCATTCTGTATGTGTTACCAGGTGGCCATCTGCACTGTCTGGCTCATTTTAAATCCTCCCTTAGCCGAACTGGAAGACCTCGGACATGATCAGATCATTCTGCAGTGTAACGAGGGCTCCTTCCTCTTCTTTGGCCTCATGCTGGCGTACATCGGCCTCCTAGGCCTGATCGGATTGGTCATCGCCTTTAAGGGGCGGAAGCTGCCAAACTGCTACAATGAGGCCAAGTTCATCAGCTTCAGCATGGTCATCTACCTCATCTGCTGGGTGGTGTTCGGGCCCGTCTACGCCCAGGCACAGGCGGGCGTGTACCTTCCGGCGGTGGAGATGGTCGTGATCCTCATCTCCGCCTACACGGTCCTCAGCTGCCACTTCATGCCCAAGTGCTACATCATCTGCTTCAAGAGCCACAGCAACACGCACGAGGTGTTCCGCCGGAAGCTGTGGGATTTCATCCGCCGCAAGGATGATGACACCGAGCAACGGCGCCACTCGGAGTCTCAGAGCGTCTCCTCCGACACCTCGCTGACCAGCTCCCGGAGCAACTCCCTCTGTAGCACTCTCAGCGGCTCCCTGAGTGGATCGGAGCCCTCGCTGACGGCAAAGGATGAGAAGGCTGAACTAGGACGGATGTCTCCAGTATTCATCCTGCCTCAGATGCCTGATTTGCCGCTACCACAACCACCAGAATCGCACAACAGCTCCTCCAATCCAAGCACCCTGAGCTCAGAGGG CTGA